In a genomic window of Paramicrobacterium chengjingii:
- a CDS encoding dihydrolipoamide acetyltransferase family protein gives MMIEITMPRLSDTMEEGAIATWHKKVGDTVEEGDVLVEIETDKATMEYEAYESGTLSKILVEEGELVSIGTPIANIDDGSGDSGDDDDSGEAQSKTDEPAGAEDSKGAAEKSGDEETSDSDAASEPTEKKSEASQSDGERQFASPLVRKLARDYDLDLSTVDGTGPGGRIIRADIDPLLSEAPSSSKKKESAKPEATSAPKEAPKPSSDDERRGSEKQPISNIRRVIARRLGESAREVPHFYVTAVADAEELVKLRASLNEQLVASDRPKVSVNDLLVRAAALALREHPEVNASYVGDDADHTLRHSRVNVGVAVASDVGLMVPVIDDADTKTVTQLGIETKKLAKLANEKKLSPAQMSGGTFTISNLGMFGVEEFTAIINPPEGAILAVGGTKQEAVVVDGKIVARHRMRYTLSSDHRIIDGALAAQFLQTLTRLIENPWTIIA, from the coding sequence ATGATGATTGAAATCACAATGCCGCGACTCTCCGACACCATGGAGGAGGGCGCAATTGCCACCTGGCACAAGAAGGTCGGCGACACTGTAGAAGAAGGCGACGTTCTCGTCGAGATCGAAACCGACAAGGCCACCATGGAGTATGAGGCCTATGAGTCGGGAACTCTGTCGAAGATTCTCGTCGAGGAAGGCGAGCTCGTTTCGATCGGAACTCCCATCGCGAATATCGACGATGGCTCCGGTGATTCGGGCGACGACGATGATTCTGGCGAGGCGCAGTCGAAGACTGACGAGCCGGCCGGCGCGGAGGACTCAAAGGGTGCAGCCGAGAAGTCTGGTGACGAAGAGACGTCAGATTCGGATGCTGCCAGCGAACCGACCGAAAAGAAGTCTGAGGCTTCGCAGAGCGACGGCGAACGTCAGTTCGCATCGCCGCTCGTGCGCAAGCTCGCTCGCGACTATGACCTCGACCTGAGCACTGTCGATGGAACGGGTCCCGGCGGTCGCATCATTCGTGCCGACATTGACCCGCTTCTTTCGGAGGCTCCGTCCTCGTCGAAGAAGAAGGAATCGGCAAAGCCAGAGGCGACGTCTGCTCCCAAGGAAGCCCCGAAGCCCTCGTCAGACGATGAGCGCCGCGGATCAGAGAAGCAGCCGATCAGCAACATCCGTCGTGTCATCGCCCGTCGACTCGGTGAGAGTGCTCGCGAGGTTCCGCACTTCTACGTGACGGCAGTTGCCGACGCAGAAGAGCTTGTGAAACTGCGCGCGTCGCTCAACGAGCAGCTTGTCGCATCGGATCGCCCGAAGGTGAGCGTCAACGATCTTCTCGTGCGCGCCGCTGCCCTCGCACTGCGTGAGCATCCCGAGGTCAATGCGTCTTACGTGGGCGATGACGCCGATCACACACTGCGGCACTCGCGTGTCAACGTGGGGGTCGCCGTGGCCAGCGACGTCGGTCTGATGGTTCCGGTCATCGACGATGCCGACACCAAGACGGTCACCCAGTTGGGAATCGAAACCAAGAAGCTCGCCAAACTGGCGAACGAGAAGAAGCTGTCTCCCGCTCAGATGTCGGGCGGCACGTTCACGATCAGCAACCTCGGCATGTTTGGCGTTGAAGAGTTCACGGCGATCATCAATCCGCCGGAGGGTGCAATTCTTGCTGTCGGTGGCACCAAGCAGGAGGCGGTCGTCGTCGACGGCAAGATCGTCGCCCGTCATCGTATGCGGTACACGCTCTCGAGCGATCACCGCATCATCGACGGCGCACTCGCCGCGCAGTTCCTGCAGACGCTCACGCGTCTGATCGAGAACCCGTGGACGATCATCGCCTGA
- a CDS encoding alpha-ketoacid dehydrogenase subunit beta has translation MSIMTYRQALHDTLRSEMLRDENVLLIGEEIGVFEGSYKITAGMLEEFGEKRVRDTPIAEEGFTGAAIGAAMVGLRPVVEIMTINFSLLALDQIVNHAAKIYGMFGGQAKVPMVIRTPGGGGQQLGATHSQNIELYYSFVPGMKVVAPSTPADAKALLLAAIRDDDPVLFLENLGLYNTKGEVPDGDEAAVIGKAKVTREGKDLTLIGYSRMATVATAVAEELAEKEGLDIEVVDLRSLRPLDRETFVESVKKTHAAVVLEDDWLTYGIGAEIAASISDGAFDYLDAPVRRVAMAEVPMPYAKPLETAALPSADDVKNAIRQTLDAVGHRR, from the coding sequence ATGAGCATCATGACGTACCGCCAGGCACTGCACGACACGCTGCGCTCAGAGATGCTCCGCGACGAGAACGTGCTGCTGATCGGCGAAGAGATCGGTGTCTTCGAGGGATCGTACAAAATCACCGCGGGGATGCTCGAAGAGTTCGGCGAGAAGCGGGTGCGCGATACCCCGATCGCGGAAGAGGGATTCACTGGCGCAGCGATCGGCGCCGCGATGGTTGGGCTTCGCCCTGTCGTCGAGATCATGACAATCAACTTCTCGCTTCTGGCACTCGACCAGATCGTCAATCACGCAGCGAAGATCTACGGAATGTTTGGCGGCCAGGCCAAGGTTCCGATGGTGATTCGCACCCCAGGCGGCGGAGGACAGCAGCTTGGAGCGACTCACTCGCAGAACATCGAGCTGTACTACTCGTTTGTTCCGGGAATGAAGGTTGTGGCACCGAGCACGCCTGCCGATGCCAAGGCTTTGCTGCTCGCCGCAATTCGCGACGACGACCCTGTGCTGTTTCTCGAGAACCTCGGTCTGTACAACACCAAGGGCGAGGTTCCAGACGGCGATGAGGCAGCAGTCATCGGCAAGGCAAAGGTTACGCGCGAAGGTAAAGATCTCACGCTCATCGGGTATTCGCGCATGGCCACCGTTGCGACGGCGGTTGCCGAGGAGCTTGCCGAGAAGGAAGGCCTCGACATCGAGGTTGTCGACCTACGCAGCCTTCGTCCGCTCGATCGTGAGACCTTCGTCGAATCGGTGAAGAAGACCCACGCAGCCGTCGTGCTCGAAGACGACTGGCTGACCTATGGGATCGGTGCGGAGATCGCAGCATCCATTTCTGATGGTGCATTCGATTACCTCGATGCTCCCGTTCGCCGAGTGGCTATGGCCGAAGTGCCCATGCCGTACGCGAAGCCACTTGAGACGGCTGCTCTGCCGTCTGCGGATGACGTGAAAAACGCCATCCGTCAAACCCTCGACGCGGTCGGTCACCGCAGGTAA
- the pdhA gene encoding pyruvate dehydrogenase (acetyl-transferring) E1 component subunit alpha, protein MATRTPRKTTSRSTTTPRKKAASSPKKDSKQLLDFYRQMMDIRRFEERASRAYTQALVGGYCHLNLGEEAAVVGLMAALKPTDYLFTNYREHGYALARDIDPNQVMAELYGRSDGVSKGWGGSMHMFDIEKRLLGGYGIVGGQIPLATGVALGIDYRGEKDVVMCTMGDGTTNIGAFHESLNIAALWNLPCVFVIINNGLGMGTTVEKASAEPELYKRGAAYRMEAERVDGLDPVAVFDAAKRAVASARKGKPFLLEVMVERLKGHSVVDPAKYRDPKEVEKLKLNDPVVTFAAKLKKDGVLDDDEIKKIDESAKKLAADAAKFAEDSPHPDVSTLFDYTYATPVPNDSRRLPGEHLFEPAPFPTNGGRA, encoded by the coding sequence ATGGCCACGCGGACCCCGCGGAAGACGACATCACGCTCGACCACAACGCCTCGCAAGAAGGCAGCTTCGAGCCCGAAGAAGGACTCAAAGCAGCTTCTCGACTTCTATCGGCAGATGATGGACATCCGCCGGTTTGAAGAGCGGGCGTCACGCGCTTATACGCAAGCGCTGGTCGGAGGATATTGTCACCTGAACCTTGGTGAAGAAGCCGCTGTCGTAGGACTGATGGCGGCGCTGAAGCCAACCGACTACCTCTTCACGAACTACCGCGAGCACGGTTATGCCCTGGCTCGTGACATTGATCCCAACCAGGTGATGGCCGAACTCTATGGGCGTTCAGACGGTGTCTCAAAGGGCTGGGGCGGATCGATGCACATGTTCGATATCGAGAAGCGCCTTCTCGGCGGCTACGGCATCGTCGGCGGGCAGATTCCGCTCGCCACGGGCGTTGCCCTCGGCATCGACTATCGCGGAGAGAAGGACGTCGTCATGTGCACCATGGGCGACGGCACAACGAACATCGGCGCCTTCCACGAGTCGCTCAATATCGCGGCTCTCTGGAACCTGCCCTGTGTCTTCGTGATCATCAACAACGGCCTCGGCATGGGAACCACCGTTGAAAAGGCCTCCGCCGAGCCCGAGCTCTACAAACGCGGTGCTGCGTACCGGATGGAGGCTGAGAGGGTCGATGGCCTCGATCCAGTCGCTGTCTTCGATGCGGCCAAGCGGGCAGTGGCGTCTGCACGCAAGGGCAAGCCGTTCCTCCTCGAAGTCATGGTGGAGCGTCTCAAAGGGCACTCCGTCGTCGACCCGGCCAAGTACCGTGACCCGAAGGAGGTCGAGAAGCTCAAGCTCAACGACCCCGTCGTCACCTTCGCTGCGAAGCTCAAGAAGGACGGCGTTCTTGACGACGACGAGATCAAGAAGATCGACGAGTCCGCGAAGAAGCTCGCCGCTGATGCCGCGAAATTCGCGGAAGACAGTCCCCACCCCGACGTGTCGACGCTGTTCGACTACACCTATGCCACGCCCGTTCCGAATGACTCACGCCGGCTTCCAGGCGAGCATCTGTTTGAACCGGCACCCTTCCCCACGAACGGAGGCCGCGCATGA
- a CDS encoding TetR/AcrR family transcriptional regulator, translating to MTVSDRRAPARKRGRPTAAERVQRRSQILEAALAVFLEHGFGNTTIEQLAQAARVSKRTIYSYFGDKAAVFAEMVQRLAKGVSTEPPPGDTLETLATRIVTRLHSAELIGLHQLVIAESSRFPELAVTLHSNGDERHIARLAEHLRAERGPEAEQLAPVLFTLLLGLPHRMRLLGLLDPVTDDEATTHARSALDVLGLAR from the coding sequence ATGACGGTATCTGACCGGCGCGCCCCTGCGCGCAAACGAGGCCGCCCCACCGCAGCCGAGCGGGTGCAGCGCCGCAGCCAAATTCTCGAAGCAGCCCTCGCCGTCTTTCTTGAGCACGGTTTCGGCAACACGACGATTGAGCAGCTCGCACAGGCAGCGCGCGTGAGCAAACGGACGATATACAGCTACTTCGGCGACAAGGCAGCTGTCTTCGCCGAAATGGTGCAGCGCCTCGCCAAGGGCGTCAGCACCGAGCCTCCGCCCGGAGACACGCTGGAGACTCTCGCAACACGAATCGTCACGCGACTGCACTCGGCCGAGCTCATCGGTCTCCACCAGCTCGTCATCGCCGAATCGTCTCGGTTTCCCGAGTTGGCCGTCACCCTGCACTCAAACGGCGACGAGCGTCATATTGCGCGACTCGCCGAGCATCTGCGCGCCGAACGCGGACCGGAGGCGGAGCAGCTTGCGCCGGTTCTTTTCACGCTGCTTCTCGGCTTGCCCCATCGGATGCGCCTTCTCGGACTTCTCGACCCGGTCACCGATGACGAAGCGACGACGCACGCACGGTCCGCGCTGGACGTGCTCGGTCTCGCGCGCTGA
- a CDS encoding endonuclease/exonuclease/phosphatase family protein, giving the protein MKVISYNLRKNRAMSELVALIERYEPDAVCLQEADTIDLPDDIGNLRLADSTQRNRLGLAIYYRDDRYEAVDTQAFALKKSMHDRVLRPAHERLLGSRLTDREEGRDVIVASFHAAPLTALNSLRRNQIRSAHEELHRMGPGIPTLMVGDYNYPVFKNGLTQRVRNRGYDLTLSDARTYTRYKFFRGHFDFATSIGLDIGNVATLPRGLSDHMPILINSSYGTTANKEKDAEDSVPFGTDPSDFAI; this is encoded by the coding sequence ATGAAGGTCATCAGCTATAACCTGCGCAAGAATCGCGCAATGAGCGAACTCGTCGCTCTGATTGAGCGGTATGAGCCGGATGCTGTCTGCCTGCAGGAGGCGGACACCATCGATCTGCCTGACGACATTGGCAACCTGAGACTTGCCGACTCAACTCAGCGCAACAGGCTCGGCCTCGCCATCTACTACCGTGACGACCGGTATGAAGCAGTCGATACTCAAGCCTTTGCCTTGAAGAAGTCCATGCACGATCGCGTGTTGCGGCCGGCACATGAACGCCTGCTCGGGTCACGGCTCACCGACCGCGAAGAGGGTCGCGACGTCATCGTCGCTTCGTTTCACGCGGCACCGTTGACCGCCTTAAACTCGCTGCGCCGCAATCAGATCAGGTCGGCACACGAAGAGCTGCACCGGATGGGCCCCGGAATCCCGACGCTCATGGTGGGGGACTACAACTACCCTGTGTTCAAGAACGGGCTGACGCAGCGGGTGCGCAACCGCGGCTACGATCTCACACTGAGCGACGCACGCACGTACACGCGCTACAAGTTCTTTCGCGGTCATTTCGACTTCGCGACATCGATCGGGCTCGACATCGGCAACGTCGCAACGTTGCCTCGCGGACTCTCCGACCACATGCCGATCCTCATCAATTCGAGCTACGGAACAACGGCCAACAAAGAGAAGGATGCTGAAGATTCTGTGCCCTTCGGCACAGACCCCAGCGACTTCGCCATCTGA
- a CDS encoding SDR family oxidoreductase: MPVHVITGAGSGIGAALTRVLLDRGDDVVTLARNAGRAKQIASEIPGVSTLVGDLENPGRLAWALSKQHLPERIDSLVHAAGVVDLGTVGDLSAASWLQQLTVNLMAPAELTRLLLPVLRVSGARIVFVNSGAGLRANPEWSAYAASKHGLKALADSLRAEERANGVQVTSVYPGRTATPMQQKVHHQEGIEYVAERFIDPMSVVTSILTALDLPRDAEITDLSVRPGK; the protein is encoded by the coding sequence ATGCCTGTGCACGTCATCACCGGCGCCGGTTCCGGAATCGGCGCAGCCCTGACCCGCGTTTTACTCGACCGTGGAGATGACGTCGTTACCCTCGCGAGAAACGCGGGCCGCGCAAAACAGATCGCCTCAGAAATCCCGGGCGTGTCCACACTGGTCGGCGATCTCGAAAACCCCGGGCGGCTGGCATGGGCTTTGTCGAAGCAGCACCTGCCCGAACGCATAGATTCCCTCGTGCACGCCGCGGGCGTCGTCGACCTCGGCACTGTCGGCGATCTCAGCGCAGCATCGTGGCTGCAACAGCTCACAGTGAACCTCATGGCACCCGCGGAGCTCACGCGTCTGCTGCTCCCTGTACTCCGCGTCTCGGGCGCCCGCATTGTTTTCGTCAATTCAGGGGCTGGCCTTCGCGCAAACCCGGAATGGTCGGCATACGCGGCGTCAAAGCATGGACTCAAAGCGCTCGCGGACTCGCTGAGGGCTGAAGAACGAGCGAACGGCGTGCAGGTGACGTCCGTGTACCCGGGTCGAACAGCCACTCCGATGCAGCAGAAAGTGCACCATCAGGAGGGCATCGAGTATGTCGCGGAGCGCTTCATCGATCCGATGTCTGTGGTGACAAGCATCCTGACAGCGCTTGATCTTCCTCGAGACGCTGAGATCACCGACCTGTCAGTCCGCCCGGGAAAGTGA
- a CDS encoding arylsulfotransferase family protein: MSSPEDQEKPKIRRRGFVTVSLAALGGAIVGAGATWGGVQLVPAPAPKETTKPKKSDDDHVEFNRFVSTALTVPVVTAWAADGATPAPGYVFLSPRDQIFTAAILDNDGEPVWISPNGIDSTDVRVQTYEGKPVLTYWAGRVASGNGHGTGTILDSNYREIATVHGGSGALPDLHEFHLTDRNTALITTYPVARLDLSSVGGPQDGYAFACRVQEIDVATGAVLLDWNILDDIAITESLKRIDGDDDETGSSPENAFDPIHVNSIDDDGDRLIISCRHTCAIYAIDRTTAQLHWRLGGKKSDFEIEKDAEFSWQHDARWHGDGHLSLFDNAGVSGDDAVSAGLVLNLDEDAMSATLDTAYRYGKYEGYAMGNTQLLEGGRAMVGWGSAPSATEFDAEGNADFGFTTIGSGSYRTYRFEWDATPATVPDLATLSVKGEPTAFMSWNGATRVASWALLTGADATSLAEVATAQRAGFETAITIPNADSAAYLQVEARDSQGAALATSRVVAMS, encoded by the coding sequence ATGAGCTCGCCTGAAGACCAGGAAAAACCGAAGATTCGCCGCCGCGGTTTCGTGACGGTTTCACTTGCCGCGCTTGGCGGTGCCATCGTCGGCGCGGGAGCCACGTGGGGTGGCGTTCAGCTGGTTCCTGCACCGGCGCCGAAGGAGACGACGAAGCCGAAAAAGTCAGATGACGACCACGTCGAGTTCAATCGGTTCGTCAGCACGGCTCTCACCGTTCCCGTCGTGACGGCGTGGGCTGCAGACGGTGCGACACCGGCCCCCGGCTACGTCTTTCTGAGCCCTCGAGATCAGATCTTCACGGCTGCGATCCTCGATAATGACGGCGAGCCCGTATGGATCTCCCCAAATGGTATCGACTCAACGGATGTGCGCGTTCAGACATATGAGGGAAAGCCGGTGCTCACGTACTGGGCGGGACGCGTAGCCAGCGGCAATGGACACGGGACTGGAACCATCCTCGACTCGAACTATCGTGAAATTGCAACGGTGCACGGAGGCAGCGGCGCCCTCCCCGATCTTCACGAGTTTCATCTCACCGATCGCAATACCGCGCTGATCACGACCTACCCCGTCGCTCGGCTTGATCTTTCGTCGGTCGGCGGCCCTCAAGATGGGTATGCATTTGCTTGCCGCGTACAGGAGATTGACGTCGCGACGGGTGCGGTGCTCCTCGACTGGAACATCCTTGACGACATCGCGATCACCGAGAGCCTGAAGCGAATCGATGGCGATGATGATGAAACCGGTTCATCGCCTGAAAACGCGTTCGATCCGATTCATGTGAATTCGATCGACGACGATGGGGACCGCCTCATCATTTCCTGCCGGCATACATGCGCGATTTACGCGATCGACCGGACGACGGCGCAGCTGCACTGGCGCCTCGGCGGGAAGAAGAGTGACTTCGAAATCGAGAAAGACGCCGAGTTCTCTTGGCAGCACGACGCTCGGTGGCACGGCGACGGACACCTCAGTCTGTTTGACAACGCCGGAGTCAGTGGAGACGATGCCGTGTCCGCCGGACTTGTTCTGAACCTTGATGAAGATGCGATGTCTGCAACGCTCGATACGGCGTACCGCTACGGAAAATACGAGGGCTACGCCATGGGAAATACCCAACTCCTCGAGGGCGGCCGCGCGATGGTGGGTTGGGGCAGCGCCCCGTCAGCCACGGAGTTCGATGCTGAAGGCAACGCCGATTTCGGCTTCACCACCATCGGATCGGGCTCCTACCGGACGTACCGGTTCGAGTGGGACGCGACCCCCGCAACCGTTCCTGATCTCGCGACCTTGAGCGTGAAAGGGGAGCCGACCGCATTCATGAGTTGGAACGGTGCGACACGCGTTGCCTCCTGGGCACTGCTCACGGGAGCGGATGCAACGTCCCTCGCTGAGGTGGCGACGGCCCAACGAGCGGGATTCGAGACGGCAATCACGATTCCTAACGCAGACAGCGCCGCATACCTTCAAGTGGAAGCGCGTGATTCGCAGGGTGCCGCTCTCGCCACGTCTCGCGTCGTCGCGATGTCGTGA
- the rlmC gene encoding 23S rRNA (uracil(747)-C(5))-methyltransferase RlmC, whose amino-acid sequence MQCSYFDAGVCRSCSLMGTEYTSQVLDKQSQCRALLAAYPGLHWLDPVTSVEQDFRNKAKMVVGGSVGSPTLGILDSEKNGVDLRQCGVLQPGLRDALPTIADFIALARIEPYDVTARRGELKYVLLTEALSGEIMIRFVLRSREAISRIHKHLPKLQHALPQARVISANLQPEHKAIIEGEQEIMLTPTSTLTMRTGDIDLQLGAKSFFQTNTAVAEQLYAQARQWSAEVNPRTVWDLYCGVGGFALHLADGQRTVKGIEVSPEAIESARASAQDAGLTNIRFVAADATRFVLDSKPADEPDLIVVNPPRRGVGQELSQWLETSSVTTVIYSSCNATTLATDLEAMPSFSPVRGRVLDMFPQTRHYETMLLLERR is encoded by the coding sequence ATGCAGTGCTCATATTTCGACGCGGGGGTGTGCCGTTCGTGCAGCCTCATGGGTACCGAGTACACATCCCAAGTGCTTGACAAGCAGAGCCAGTGCCGGGCCTTGCTTGCCGCTTACCCGGGCCTCCACTGGCTCGACCCCGTCACCAGCGTCGAGCAAGACTTCCGCAATAAGGCAAAGATGGTGGTCGGAGGCAGTGTCGGCTCGCCCACCCTCGGCATTCTCGACTCAGAGAAGAACGGTGTCGATCTGCGTCAGTGCGGGGTGCTCCAGCCTGGACTTCGCGATGCGCTGCCCACCATCGCTGACTTCATTGCTCTCGCCCGTATCGAGCCCTACGATGTCACGGCCCGGCGCGGTGAACTCAAATACGTGCTGTTGACTGAAGCCCTCTCGGGCGAGATTATGATCCGGTTCGTCCTTCGCTCACGAGAAGCGATCAGCCGCATACACAAGCATTTGCCGAAACTCCAGCATGCACTCCCACAGGCGCGCGTGATCTCGGCAAATCTGCAACCCGAGCACAAGGCGATCATCGAGGGCGAGCAAGAGATCATGCTCACCCCAACGTCGACGCTCACGATGAGAACAGGCGACATCGACCTGCAGCTCGGCGCAAAGAGCTTTTTCCAGACGAATACGGCGGTGGCTGAGCAGCTCTATGCCCAGGCACGTCAGTGGTCTGCTGAGGTCAACCCTCGCACAGTGTGGGATTTGTATTGCGGTGTGGGTGGGTTTGCGCTTCATCTCGCTGACGGACAGCGCACAGTGAAAGGGATCGAAGTGAGCCCCGAAGCGATCGAGAGCGCACGAGCAAGCGCACAGGATGCTGGTCTCACAAACATCCGGTTTGTCGCCGCGGATGCCACGCGGTTCGTGCTCGATTCGAAGCCTGCTGACGAACCCGATCTCATCGTCGTGAATCCGCCTCGCCGCGGAGTGGGACAGGAGCTCTCACAGTGGCTGGAGACGAGCTCCGTCACAACGGTGATCTATTCGAGTTGCAACGCCACCACTCTGGCGACGGACCTCGAGGCGATGCCGTCGTTCTCTCCCGTGCGCGGACGCGTCCTTGATATGTTTCCTCAAACACGACACTACGAGACGATGCTGCTGCTTGAGCGCCGCTGA
- a CDS encoding cell division initiation protein, with the protein MTESTTPSSEDQQSDQFFETFIHSQSVEQPEFTVAFRGYDKDEVNTAIGDLSGRLQRATTALDEALLRHREEVERARSENSTTSTELEEELAIAQARAADAENQVQTLTAEMLERPDDDEGDESEGQSRPQFEAVLRVAEEQATAIIQNATIQAERLLSAARDQEKSRRASLDADVARITAQAEQDADQVRLKMDTEYTAHEARIEREQAHVDEKVTQAEREAATIRTEAEKGAASLRALVTRETAEQRTEAEREVTEMNARVLEFEETLTRRQDDAQQEFLVLHNQAVAHAERITSDANEQVASSLEHAQRISARADDYEKLMRAQASQIEADAQIHARESLDRAQIKAKKIVDTVIEHSTSVLRDAEDRTRELRWQQQQLTSFMAEVRELIRPENGPSAESLHVINSPVSAADDDEDVDDAEDSREFVSEFVAEAPPAAPVDPEDEDAVED; encoded by the coding sequence ATGACCGAGTCCACTACCCCAAGTTCGGAAGACCAGCAGAGCGACCAGTTCTTCGAAACCTTCATTCACTCTCAGTCCGTTGAACAACCCGAATTCACCGTTGCATTTCGCGGGTACGACAAAGACGAAGTGAATACCGCGATCGGGGACCTCTCCGGGCGGCTTCAGCGTGCGACAACGGCGTTGGACGAAGCACTTCTTCGCCACCGCGAAGAGGTCGAACGGGCCCGTAGTGAGAACTCAACCACGTCAACAGAGCTCGAAGAGGAGCTCGCGATCGCACAAGCTCGCGCTGCCGACGCCGAGAACCAGGTGCAGACGCTCACCGCCGAAATGCTGGAGCGGCCCGACGACGACGAGGGTGACGAGAGTGAGGGGCAGTCCCGCCCGCAATTCGAAGCAGTACTCAGAGTTGCCGAAGAGCAGGCAACTGCCATCATTCAGAATGCGACAATCCAGGCGGAGCGTCTGCTTTCGGCCGCGCGCGACCAAGAGAAATCACGCCGCGCATCGCTTGATGCCGATGTCGCCCGCATTACCGCGCAAGCGGAGCAGGATGCCGACCAGGTGCGCCTCAAGATGGACACCGAGTACACCGCGCACGAAGCGCGCATCGAGCGTGAGCAGGCTCACGTTGATGAAAAGGTCACGCAGGCTGAGCGCGAGGCCGCCACAATTCGCACGGAGGCGGAGAAGGGCGCGGCGTCGCTTCGAGCCCTCGTCACTCGCGAGACGGCCGAACAGCGCACCGAAGCCGAGCGTGAGGTGACAGAGATGAACGCGCGGGTGCTGGAGTTCGAAGAGACGCTCACTCGACGCCAAGATGATGCGCAACAGGAGTTCCTTGTCTTGCACAACCAGGCTGTGGCTCATGCGGAGCGCATCACCTCGGATGCAAACGAGCAAGTCGCCTCGTCACTCGAACACGCACAACGCATCTCGGCACGGGCCGATGACTATGAGAAGCTCATGCGTGCACAAGCGTCGCAGATCGAAGCTGATGCACAGATTCATGCCCGTGAGTCGTTGGATCGGGCGCAGATCAAGGCGAAGAAGATCGTCGACACCGTCATCGAACACTCCACGAGCGTGCTCCGTGACGCCGAGGACCGAACGCGGGAGCTTCGCTGGCAGCAGCAGCAGCTGACGAGCTTTATGGCTGAGGTGCGTGAGCTGATCCGCCCTGAGAACGGTCCAAGCGCGGAGTCCCTACACGTGATTAATTCCCCTGTGTCTGCCGCAGACGACGACGAAGACGTCGACGATGCAGAGGACTCACGCGAGTTCGTCTCGGAATTCGTCGCTGAGGCTCCTCCGGCTGCTCCCGTTGATCCTGAAGATGAAGACGCCGTCGAAGACTGA
- a CDS encoding fatty acid desaturase family protein, whose amino-acid sequence MISTPSLTRDPSSTLGPVRQTYAGAESFPPVARAYKEVSQVARESGLLRKAPWFYAIVGAAIALGFGGAVTGLILLGDSWFQLLIAASLGILFTQVAFLAHEAAHRVILKTGPANDWLARVLAGFGVGMSYSWWDSKHSRHHANPNKVGKDPDIQVDTISFLEEDAAEARGFRRMITRRQGWLFFPLLTLEGLNLHYLGVKHLVSKQPIKGRWIELALIATRFALYLTPIFLLLPLGMAFAFLGVQLAVFGVYMGAAFAPNHKGMPVIAPNAKIDFFSKQVRTSRNISGGWWATWLLGGLNYQVEHHLFPSMARPHLSKAREIVRTQCDALNVPYTETTLWRSYAIVIDYLNRVGLAARDPFDCPISAQYRRG is encoded by the coding sequence ATCATCTCTACTCCTTCCCTCACCCGCGATCCATCGTCCACTCTCGGTCCTGTGCGCCAGACCTACGCAGGAGCAGAGTCGTTCCCGCCGGTCGCGCGTGCGTATAAAGAGGTTTCGCAAGTAGCCCGCGAGTCAGGTCTGCTGCGCAAGGCACCCTGGTTTTACGCCATCGTCGGCGCGGCAATCGCACTCGGCTTCGGCGGTGCTGTCACCGGGCTTATTCTGCTCGGCGACAGTTGGTTTCAGCTGCTCATCGCCGCGTCACTCGGCATCCTCTTCACGCAGGTCGCGTTTCTCGCACACGAGGCAGCTCACCGCGTGATCCTCAAGACTGGCCCCGCGAACGATTGGCTCGCTCGCGTTCTCGCTGGTTTCGGCGTAGGCATGAGCTATTCCTGGTGGGACTCCAAGCATTCACGCCACCACGCAAACCCCAACAAAGTGGGCAAAGACCCCGACATTCAAGTCGATACAATCTCCTTTCTTGAAGAGGATGCTGCCGAGGCACGTGGCTTCCGCCGTATGATCACCCGCAGACAGGGCTGGCTGTTTTTCCCGCTTCTGACGCTCGAGGGCCTTAACCTGCACTATCTGGGCGTCAAGCACCTCGTCTCAAAGCAGCCGATCAAGGGCCGTTGGATCGAGCTCGCACTCATTGCCACTCGTTTCGCGCTGTACCTCACACCGATCTTTCTGCTGCTGCCGCTTGGCATGGCCTTCGCCTTTCTCGGTGTTCAGCTCGCCGTCTTCGGCGTCTACATGGGTGCGGCGTTCGCGCCCAACCACAAGGGGATGCCGGTGATCGCTCCCAATGCGAAGATCGACTTCTTCTCCAAGCAAGTGCGCACCTCTCGCAACATCTCCGGCGGTTGGTGGGCGACGTGGTTGCTCGGTGGCTTGAATTATCAGGTCGAGCACCACCTCTTTCCGAGCATGGCCCGGCCCCACCTGTCGAAAGCACGTGAGATCGTACGTACGCAGTGCGATGCGCTCAATGTGCCGTACACAGAGACCACGCTGTGGCGCTCTTATGCCATCGTGATCGACTACCTCAATCGCGTCGGGCTCGCTGCCCGTGACCCGTTTGACTGCCCGATTTCGGCCCAGTACCGCCGCGGGTAA